A region from the Beduinella massiliensis genome encodes:
- a CDS encoding histidine kinase, giving the protein MRRLLKRIANTRLRTKFLMILLLAMAFVGVSTFLTIRLPYAAYDDELYKSSVQMITLFADKIESELADIEALSFRILADNVLQENLSALKEKPFGTAAWVKAKSEVADRMSYFSIWFSSAVTLQLKTTGNQTFTQSFGGASTADELTPERIAYASGRNGREVWLAEKGEPTRLYLLREIREVKSFTLAPLATLLIQMDLQGIVEKSRVSMAQLGSPLSCAIYSDDICLYASDERIHALPEGAEDGYTDMRLDGQDVLCVRYTGANGWRYVTLVDYDEINATIRSAARVTMGVIVAAMALSLAVSAGLISTLLRHLKILLDKFDAFAVSGRPVLEEESPYRERRDEIGKLHQHFDQMTRDFDRVTRDNAEKQQILQEKQMQQLRAQLRPHFLYNTLESIYCLAQNAGDGRIATMTDALGKMLRASLSDKRDIVSVEEDLQFTREYLRIQLIRYGDRLRVEYDVGDEFLPCRIPAMTLQPLVENAVHHAAEEMLDACVIRIGVRAAQGGIDVAVEDNGPGIDEDILVKLESGEIKPEGLGIGMRNIHRRVQYAFGEAYGLRVKNERGRTCVVVHLPDTRGAGRRNFDE; this is encoded by the coding sequence TTGCGCAGGCTCTTAAAGCGGATTGCGAATACGCGCCTGAGGACGAAATTCCTGATGATCCTGCTGCTGGCGATGGCGTTCGTGGGCGTGAGCACGTTTTTGACGATCCGGCTCCCCTACGCGGCTTATGACGACGAGCTGTACAAGAGCAGCGTGCAGATGATTACGCTCTTTGCGGATAAAATCGAGTCGGAGCTGGCGGATATCGAGGCACTGTCCTTTCGGATCCTGGCGGACAACGTGCTGCAGGAGAACCTGTCCGCCTTAAAGGAGAAGCCGTTCGGAACCGCCGCCTGGGTGAAGGCCAAGTCCGAGGTGGCGGACCGGATGAGCTATTTCAGCATCTGGTTTTCGAGCGCCGTGACGCTTCAGCTCAAGACGACGGGCAACCAGACGTTCACGCAGTCCTTCGGCGGCGCATCAACCGCCGACGAACTGACGCCTGAGCGGATCGCCTATGCATCCGGCAGGAATGGTCGCGAGGTCTGGCTGGCGGAAAAGGGCGAGCCGACGCGGCTGTACCTGCTGCGCGAGATCCGCGAGGTCAAGAGCTTCACGCTCGCGCCGCTGGCTACGCTGCTGATTCAGATGGATTTGCAGGGCATCGTGGAGAAGAGCCGCGTCAGCATGGCTCAGCTGGGAAGCCCGCTTTCCTGCGCGATTTACAGCGACGATATCTGCCTGTACGCCAGCGACGAGCGGATTCACGCCCTGCCGGAGGGCGCGGAGGATGGGTATACCGACATGCGGCTGGATGGGCAGGACGTCCTGTGCGTGCGTTACACGGGCGCGAACGGGTGGCGGTACGTGACGCTGGTGGATTACGACGAAATCAACGCGACCATCCGGTCTGCCGCTCGCGTGACCATGGGGGTGATCGTCGCGGCGATGGCGCTGTCCCTCGCGGTGAGCGCGGGGCTCATATCCACCCTTCTGCGGCATTTGAAGATTCTCCTGGACAAGTTCGACGCGTTTGCCGTCAGCGGCCGGCCGGTATTGGAGGAAGAAAGCCCATACAGGGAGCGGCGGGATGAAATCGGCAAGCTGCACCAGCACTTCGACCAGATGACGCGCGACTTTGACCGCGTCACGCGGGACAATGCCGAAAAGCAGCAAATTTTACAGGAAAAGCAGATGCAGCAGCTGCGCGCCCAGCTGCGGCCGCATTTCCTTTACAACACGCTGGAATCCATCTACTGCCTGGCGCAGAACGCGGGGGACGGGCGCATCGCCACGATGACCGACGCGCTGGGCAAGATGCTGCGCGCTTCCCTCAGCGACAAGCGGGACATCGTGAGCGTAGAGGAGGATTTGCAGTTTACGCGGGAGTACCTGCGCATTCAGCTCATCCGCTACGGCGACCGCCTGCGCGTGGAGTACGACGTGGGGGACGAATTTCTGCCCTGCCGCATCCCCGCGATGACCCTGCAGCCGCTGGTGGAAAACGCGGTGCATCACGCGGCGGAGGAGATGCTCGACGCCTGCGTCATCCGCATCGGCGTCCGCGCGGCGCAGGGCGGCATCGACGTCGCGGTGGAGGACAACGGGCCGGGCATCGACGAGGACATCCTCGTCAAGCTGGAGAGCGGGGAGATCAAGCCGGAGGGACTGGGCATCGGCATGCGCAACATTCATCGCCGCGTGCAGTATGCCTTTGGCGAAGCCTATGGCCTGCGGGTGAAAAACGAGCGGGGGCGCACCTGCGTCGTCGTGCACCTGCCGGACACGCGCGGCGCAGGGCGCCGGAACTTTGACGAATAG
- a CDS encoding ABC transporter permease subunit: MRKLSRTLGQEKVAGYVFIAPFIIGLFAFTVIPFFTSLYLAFTDYNVLTDPHWIGLGNFKRMFFEDKYFWQSFWVTFKFAFIQVPIKLLVSLGVALILARTTKATPIYRAAFYIPSLMGGSVAVALTWKQLFSYNGAINKITALFGMQPVKWLANPDTALGVLIGLGVWQFGSSMLIFLAALKNVPQSYHEAAIVDGAGPVRRFFKIVLPMITPIFFFNLINQTIGAFQAFNSSYLITQGKPLNTTLYYGVHLYNRAFTYYEMGYGSAMAWFMLLVIAAFTALIFRSSTAWVYYESEGK; the protein is encoded by the coding sequence ATGCGGAAACTGAGCAGGACGCTCGGTCAGGAAAAAGTGGCCGGTTACGTGTTCATAGCCCCCTTCATCATCGGCTTGTTCGCGTTTACCGTCATCCCCTTCTTCACGTCTCTCTATCTGGCCTTTACGGACTACAACGTCTTGACGGACCCGCACTGGATCGGCCTTGGGAACTTCAAGCGGATGTTCTTCGAGGACAAGTATTTCTGGCAATCGTTTTGGGTCACCTTCAAGTTCGCATTCATTCAGGTGCCGATCAAGCTGCTGGTATCTCTGGGCGTCGCGCTGATTCTCGCGCGAACGACCAAGGCGACCCCGATCTACCGCGCGGCCTTCTACATTCCCTCGCTCATGGGCGGCAGCGTGGCCGTGGCCTTGACGTGGAAGCAGCTGTTTTCCTATAACGGCGCGATCAACAAGATCACCGCGCTGTTCGGCATGCAGCCGGTAAAGTGGCTGGCGAATCCCGACACGGCGCTGGGCGTGCTGATCGGCCTGGGCGTGTGGCAGTTCGGCAGCTCCATGCTGATCTTCCTGGCGGCGCTCAAAAACGTGCCGCAGAGCTATCACGAGGCGGCCATCGTGGACGGCGCCGGCCCGGTTCGGCGTTTCTTCAAGATCGTGCTGCCCATGATTACCCCGATCTTCTTCTTCAACCTGATCAACCAGACCATCGGCGCCTTCCAGGCGTTCAACTCCTCCTACCTGATCACCCAGGGCAAGCCGCTCAACACCACCCTGTATTACGGCGTGCACCTTTACAACCGCGCCTTTACCTACTATGAGATGGGCTACGGCAGCGCCATGGCTTGGTTCATGCTGCTGGTGATCGCGGCCTTTACGGCGCTGATCTTCCGTTCCTCCACGGCGTGGGTCTATTACGAATCGGAGGGGAAGTAA
- a CDS encoding flavin oxidoreductase/NADH oxidase, which translates to MPHETFHYRNLGEVREQAQALSAFVPLSEDLSALYAPLALGEKSAANRIAFQPMEGTDGTEDGAPGPLTVRRYERFAKAGPGLIWFEAVATVPEARASAHQLYLREDNLDAFARLNERIREICLKENGYEPVIVMQATNSGRYSKPNGFPEPLIAYSCPPIEDTPLSKERILSDGDLRRYEEAFEQTVRLCARAGFDGMDVKCCHRYLACELLSAYTRPGPYGGSYENRTRFLKNAYRAARAGAGSGDFFLTSRLNVYDGFPYPYGFGVHEGSLEPDMAEPIRLIRELKDEFDIPLINVTMGNPYRNPHVNRPYDHGNYVPDEHPLTGIGRMMQGVSEIQRALPELPVLGSAFSYLRQFSVNLAAGMVSGGHCAMAGFGRMAFADPGFVQEAKRTGAVDGRNVCVTCGKCAQLLRAGTPAGCAVRDREVYKL; encoded by the coding sequence GTGCCGCACGAAACATTCCACTACCGCAACCTGGGGGAAGTGAGGGAGCAGGCGCAGGCGCTCAGCGCGTTTGTGCCCCTGTCGGAAGACCTCTCCGCCCTTTACGCCCCGCTCGCCCTCGGCGAAAAAAGCGCCGCCAACCGCATCGCGTTTCAGCCCATGGAAGGAACCGACGGCACGGAGGACGGCGCGCCCGGCCCCCTGACCGTGCGCCGCTACGAGCGCTTCGCCAAGGCGGGCCCCGGCCTCATCTGGTTCGAGGCGGTCGCCACCGTGCCGGAGGCGCGCGCCAGCGCGCACCAGCTGTACCTGCGCGAGGACAATCTGGACGCGTTTGCGCGGCTGAACGAGCGCATCCGCGAAATCTGCCTGAAGGAAAACGGCTACGAACCCGTGATTGTGATGCAGGCCACCAACAGCGGCCGCTATTCGAAGCCAAACGGCTTTCCGGAGCCGCTGATCGCCTACAGCTGCCCCCCGATCGAGGACACGCCCCTGTCCAAGGAGCGCATCCTCTCGGACGGCGACCTGCGCCGCTACGAGGAGGCGTTCGAGCAGACGGTGCGCCTTTGCGCACGCGCGGGCTTCGACGGCATGGACGTCAAGTGCTGCCACCGCTACCTCGCCTGCGAGCTGCTCAGCGCCTACACCCGTCCGGGCCCGTACGGCGGCAGCTACGAAAACCGCACGCGCTTTCTCAAGAACGCCTACCGCGCCGCGCGCGCAGGCGCGGGCAGCGGCGATTTCTTCCTCACCAGCCGCCTGAACGTGTACGACGGCTTCCCTTACCCCTACGGCTTCGGCGTGCACGAGGGCAGCCTCGAGCCGGACATGGCCGAGCCCATCCGCCTCATCCGCGAGCTGAAGGACGAGTTTGACATCCCCCTCATCAACGTCACCATGGGCAATCCGTACAGGAACCCCCACGTCAACCGCCCCTACGACCACGGCAACTACGTGCCGGACGAGCACCCGCTCACCGGCATCGGCCGCATGATGCAGGGCGTCAGCGAGATTCAGCGCGCCCTGCCGGAGCTGCCCGTGCTCGGCAGCGCGTTCTCCTACCTGCGCCAGTTCTCCGTCAACCTGGCGGCGGGCATGGTGAGCGGCGGCCACTGCGCCATGGCGGGCTTCGGCCGCATGGCCTTCGCAGACCCCGGCTTCGTGCAGGAGGCGAAGCGCACGGGCGCCGTGGACGGCAGAAACGTCTGCGTCACCTGCGGTAAGTGCGCGCAGCTTCTGCGCGCGGGCACGCCCGCAGGCTGCGCGGTCCGCGACAGGGAGGTGTACAAGCTGTGA
- a CDS encoding TIM barrel protein, with translation MEPMKIFAFADEASPMVDGQIAAMKRNGLNGLEIRGVDGTNVSDITLSKAREVRAKLDDAGLTVWSIGSPIGKIDIEKGDFDQHLCKLRSTLEVADALGARNLRMFSFYIPAGKAPEDYRAAVLDRLGEMLRAAEGSGIALCHENEKGIYGDNAARCAEILNAYPQLEGVFDPANFVQCGQDTWAAWELLGARTRYLHIKDALADGSVVPAGKGIGQVKKILSAYRAKGGSVATIEPHLAVFAGLKDLEQSGEKSQVGLYRYESSDAAFDAACAAFREIAE, from the coding sequence ATGGAACCTATGAAGATTTTTGCCTTTGCCGACGAGGCGAGCCCCATGGTGGACGGGCAGATCGCCGCCATGAAGCGCAACGGCCTGAACGGGCTGGAAATTCGCGGGGTGGACGGGACGAACGTCTCCGACATCACGCTCAGCAAGGCGCGCGAGGTGCGCGCAAAGCTGGACGACGCGGGCCTTACGGTCTGGTCCATCGGTTCGCCCATCGGCAAGATCGACATCGAGAAGGGCGACTTCGATCAGCACCTTTGCAAGCTGCGCAGCACGCTGGAGGTCGCGGACGCGCTGGGGGCGCGGAACCTGCGCATGTTCTCCTTCTACATCCCGGCGGGCAAGGCGCCGGAGGATTACCGCGCCGCCGTGCTGGATCGCCTGGGCGAGATGCTGCGCGCGGCGGAGGGCAGCGGCATCGCGCTGTGCCACGAAAACGAAAAGGGCATCTACGGCGACAACGCCGCGCGCTGCGCGGAAATCCTGAACGCCTATCCCCAGCTTGAGGGCGTGTTCGACCCGGCCAACTTCGTGCAGTGCGGCCAGGATACCTGGGCAGCCTGGGAGCTGCTGGGCGCGCGTACGCGGTACCTGCACATCAAGGACGCGCTCGCGGACGGCAGCGTCGTCCCCGCCGGGAAGGGCATCGGCCAGGTGAAGAAGATTCTGTCGGCTTACCGCGCTAAGGGCGGCAGCGTCGCGACCATCGAGCCGCATCTGGCGGTCTTCGCAGGGCTCAAGGATCTGGAGCAGTCGGGCGAAAAGAGCCAGGTGGGCCTGTACCGCTACGAGAGCAGCGACGCCGCCTTTGACGCGGCCTGCGCGGCGTTTCGGGAGATCGCGGAGTAA
- a CDS encoding response regulator: MYKLLLVDDEQIIREGLKQMIDWEGLGITLTASCPNAIAALDSMMDDMPDILVTDVRMPGMDGLELVERAMSLHPRLRTIILSGYDTFAYAQQAVRAGVMEYLLKPCSSEELEQALVRACRAIDRERRHVLHLNGERQARVKTLIEKFGELRESALDVAQMERQVCEIAKTAEDPSLLREALVSIVTASLGNGQAEWKLNVVMGAFQEQESLEQLIASSLYRLRGERGGARGFVRQMTDYVKAHCADEALSLQYMADNVVYMNADYIGREFTRAMGRKFSAYLLEVRMERAKILMATDGALHSYEIAERVGLGNNPHYFSQVFRKYTGMTPKEYRVSLEEARRK, from the coding sequence ATGTACAAGCTGCTGCTGGTGGACGACGAACAGATTATCCGCGAAGGGCTGAAGCAGATGATCGATTGGGAAGGGCTGGGCATAACCCTGACAGCCTCCTGCCCCAACGCGATCGCCGCGCTGGACAGCATGATGGACGACATGCCGGACATCCTGGTGACGGACGTGCGCATGCCGGGCATGGACGGGCTGGAGCTGGTGGAGCGCGCCATGTCGCTGCACCCGAGGCTTCGCACGATCATCCTGTCGGGCTACGACACGTTCGCCTATGCGCAGCAGGCGGTACGCGCCGGGGTCATGGAGTATTTGCTCAAGCCCTGCTCCAGCGAGGAACTGGAGCAGGCGCTCGTGCGCGCCTGCCGCGCCATCGACAGGGAGCGCAGGCACGTGCTCCATCTGAACGGAGAGCGCCAGGCGCGGGTGAAGACGCTGATCGAAAAATTCGGAGAGCTGCGGGAGAGCGCTCTGGACGTCGCGCAGATGGAGCGGCAGGTCTGCGAGATCGCCAAGACCGCCGAAGACCCCAGTCTGCTGCGGGAAGCGCTGGTATCCATCGTCACCGCCAGCCTGGGCAACGGGCAGGCAGAGTGGAAGCTGAACGTCGTCATGGGGGCGTTTCAGGAGCAGGAATCCTTGGAACAGCTGATCGCGAGCAGCCTCTACCGCCTGCGGGGCGAGCGCGGAGGCGCAAGGGGGTTCGTCAGGCAGATGACGGATTACGTCAAGGCGCACTGCGCGGACGAGGCGCTTTCGCTGCAATACATGGCCGACAACGTGGTCTACATGAACGCGGACTACATCGGCAGGGAGTTCACCCGCGCCATGGGCCGCAAGTTCAGCGCCTACCTGCTGGAGGTGCGCATGGAGCGGGCCAAGATTCTCATGGCCACGGACGGCGCGCTGCACAGCTACGAGATCGCCGAGCGGGTGGGCCTTGGCAACAACCCACACTATTTCAGCCAGGTCTTCCGCAAGTACACGGGCATGACGCCCAAGGAATACCGCGTCTCCCTCGAGGAGGCCCGCAGGAAGTAA
- a CDS encoding extracellular solute-binding protein: MKRFLSFLTVVMLLCTAMLPAAALAEEPVTLRVTWWGSQTRHDLTMAAIQKFEEKYPNIKVEPEFTSWDGYWSKLATQVAGGLMPDVIQMDYQYLTQYAQSGVLADLKPYFESGAIDVSDVAESVLTSGQVGDKIYALSTGTNALATFYRKDVLDEAGLEMPMEPTLEGFAELAAQVYEKTGRTQDTLVGKDALRNLLRAYGLQLFNEEGNGLGFDDPAYLVRTWQGRLDAVEAGWCLDVGETAQTTAFDAMVSDNWASWHWTNELQAYQDGSNCELELACWPDPSDATVASAYFKPSMFWSVSENSAVKDAAAQFINFFTNDPDCFDIIGIDRAMPISSVIREHIAPQLDETSQKVSAYLDYLGQDGKTSPIMKPDAAASGEVEALMGEYWDAVQYGQVDDMTAWAQQFMDEANALLLKAAQQ, translated from the coding sequence ATGAAACGTTTCCTTTCCTTTCTCACGGTTGTGATGCTCCTGTGCACGGCGATGCTGCCGGCAGCGGCCCTGGCCGAGGAGCCTGTCACCCTTCGCGTAACCTGGTGGGGCTCTCAGACCCGTCATGACCTGACGATGGCGGCCATCCAGAAGTTCGAGGAAAAGTACCCGAACATCAAGGTTGAGCCCGAGTTTACCTCCTGGGACGGCTACTGGAGCAAGTTGGCGACGCAGGTTGCCGGCGGCCTGATGCCCGACGTCATCCAGATGGACTATCAGTATCTCACGCAGTACGCGCAGAGCGGCGTGCTGGCGGATCTGAAGCCCTACTTCGAGTCCGGCGCGATCGACGTGAGCGACGTGGCCGAGTCCGTGCTTACCAGCGGCCAGGTGGGCGACAAGATCTACGCGCTGTCCACCGGCACCAACGCCCTGGCGACCTTCTACCGCAAGGACGTGCTGGACGAAGCGGGCCTTGAAATGCCGATGGAGCCCACCCTGGAGGGCTTTGCCGAGCTGGCCGCGCAGGTCTATGAAAAGACCGGCCGCACGCAGGACACCCTCGTCGGCAAGGATGCGCTGCGCAACCTGCTTCGCGCCTACGGCCTGCAGCTCTTCAACGAAGAGGGCAACGGCCTTGGCTTTGACGACCCGGCATACCTCGTGAGGACCTGGCAGGGACGCCTGGACGCCGTCGAGGCGGGCTGGTGCCTGGACGTGGGCGAAACCGCCCAGACCACGGCCTTTGACGCGATGGTGAGCGACAACTGGGCGAGCTGGCACTGGACCAACGAGCTGCAGGCGTATCAGGACGGCTCGAACTGCGAGCTGGAGCTGGCTTGCTGGCCCGATCCGTCTGACGCCACCGTCGCCTCTGCCTACTTCAAGCCCTCGATGTTCTGGTCCGTTTCCGAAAACTCTGCCGTGAAGGACGCGGCTGCGCAGTTCATCAACTTCTTCACTAACGATCCCGATTGCTTCGACATCATCGGTATCGACCGCGCGATGCCCATCTCCAGCGTCATCCGCGAGCACATTGCCCCGCAGCTGGACGAGACCTCTCAGAAGGTTTCGGCTTACCTGGATTACCTGGGCCAGGACGGAAAGACCTCGCCCATCATGAAGCCCGACGCGGCGGCCAGCGGCGAGGTGGAAGCGCTGATGGGCGAATACTGGGATGCCGTGCAGTACGGCCAGGTGGACGACATGACGGCCTGGGCACAGCAGTTCATGGACGAGGCGAACGCCCTGCTCCTGAAGGCTGCGCAGCAGTAA
- a CDS encoding helix-turn-helix domain-containing protein — MPFEIVFSDRPLTHGSHTHVYYELLYVQEGAVLLSIKGKDYRVEAGSLVFLNQFDEHATRMISDVYRRYYLLIPPTQMRAFHNDVRLLSVFRFHGEPFPYVLSVGEDKPRFDTYFSLLRDAAERGGAYMDERIEALMTLVLADALALRPDMFPMAPEASFLPMQEILDELDRSFADKFSLGALAAKFHVSPGCLSAHFRRHVGMSPMQYVIQSRLAHAKVLLLKTELSVLEISAQCGYGDVSNFVRRFRGQFGVTPLQFRQQQRGGQAASACREKTGASL; from the coding sequence GTGCCCTTTGAGATCGTCTTCAGCGACCGCCCGCTGACCCACGGCAGCCATACGCACGTGTACTATGAGCTGCTCTACGTGCAGGAGGGCGCGGTGCTGCTGAGCATCAAAGGGAAGGATTACCGGGTGGAGGCGGGGTCGCTGGTGTTTCTCAACCAGTTTGACGAGCACGCGACCCGCATGATTTCGGACGTCTACCGCAGGTATTACCTGCTCATTCCGCCCACGCAGATGCGTGCGTTTCACAACGACGTGCGCCTGCTTTCGGTCTTCCGGTTTCACGGCGAACCGTTCCCTTACGTGCTTTCGGTCGGAGAAGACAAGCCGCGTTTTGACACGTATTTTTCCCTGCTGCGGGACGCGGCGGAGCGTGGGGGCGCGTACATGGACGAACGCATCGAGGCGCTGATGACGCTGGTTCTGGCCGACGCGCTGGCGCTTCGCCCGGACATGTTTCCCATGGCCCCGGAGGCGTCGTTTCTGCCGATGCAGGAGATCCTGGACGAGCTGGACCGGTCGTTTGCGGACAAGTTCTCCTTGGGGGCCCTGGCCGCGAAGTTCCACGTCAGCCCCGGCTGCCTGTCCGCGCACTTTCGCAGACACGTGGGCATGAGCCCCATGCAGTACGTCATCCAGAGCCGGCTGGCCCACGCGAAGGTGCTGCTGCTCAAGACAGAGCTGTCGGTGCTGGAGATTTCCGCGCAGTGCGGCTATGGCGACGTGAGCAACTTCGTGCGCAGGTTTCGAGGCCAGTTTGGGGTGACGCCGCTGCAATTCCGCCAGCAGCAGCGGGGTGGACAGGCGGCGTCCGCGTGCAGGGAAAAGACGGGCGCATCTTTATAA
- a CDS encoding ABC transporter permease subunit yields MTTTIRTHSVKRRKRTVTIVYHVLVTIASIAMLYPLIWMLSSSFKPNSEIFATVGNLIPETFTIENYINGWRGFAGLSFGVYFKNSLLIAVLSTIGASLSAAAVAFGLARLRFPGRQFWFVAMIITMMLPGQVMMIPRFILFNKMGWVGTYLPLTVPAFFGSAFDIFLVMQFVRGIPRDMDEAATIDGCSWYGIFARILLPMIVPAVVTVGILTFINSWGDFMGSLLYLNSPQTYTVAYALKLFSDSAGTDFGATFAMSVLSLVPILVIFFFFQRQLVEGISIQGLKG; encoded by the coding sequence ATGACGACGACGATTCGCACGCACAGCGTGAAGAGAAGAAAGAGGACTGTGACCATCGTCTACCACGTGCTCGTGACGATTGCGAGCATCGCGATGCTCTATCCGCTGATCTGGATGCTCTCTTCCTCCTTTAAACCCAACTCGGAAATCTTCGCTACGGTTGGAAACCTGATCCCTGAAACTTTTACGATTGAAAATTACATTAACGGCTGGCGGGGTTTCGCCGGACTCAGTTTTGGTGTATACTTTAAGAACTCGCTCCTGATCGCCGTGCTTTCGACGATCGGCGCGTCGCTTTCGGCGGCGGCCGTGGCCTTCGGCCTGGCGCGCCTGCGCTTTCCGGGACGCCAGTTCTGGTTCGTGGCGATGATTATCACCATGATGTTGCCGGGCCAGGTGATGATGATTCCGCGCTTCATCCTGTTCAACAAGATGGGCTGGGTCGGCACCTATCTGCCCCTGACGGTTCCGGCCTTCTTCGGCAGCGCGTTCGACATCTTCCTGGTAATGCAGTTCGTGCGCGGCATCCCCCGCGACATGGACGAGGCGGCGACCATCGACGGGTGTAGCTGGTACGGCATCTTTGCGCGCATCCTGCTGCCGATGATCGTTCCGGCCGTGGTGACGGTGGGCATCCTGACGTTCATCAACTCCTGGGGCGACTTCATGGGCTCGCTGCTCTACCTGAACTCGCCGCAGACGTACACCGTCGCCTACGCGCTGAAGCTCTTCTCCGACAGCGCAGGAACGGACTTTGGCGCGACCTTTGCCATGTCCGTGCTTTCGCTCGTGCCGATTCTGGTGATTTTCTTCTTTTTCCAGCGCCAGCTGGTGGAGGGCATCAGCATTCAGGGCCTGAAGGGCTGA
- a CDS encoding Gfo/Idh/MocA family protein, whose protein sequence is MDKKIRVGIIGIGNMGSGHARSFLKGLCPEFELVAVADSNPARIEWARRELSGDLTYFEDATAMLDSGMLDACLVAVPHYDHPRYAMECMKRGIHVMVEKPAGVYTRQVREMNEEADRHPDVVFGLMFNQRTNCVYRKMRELIQSGRYGQIRRTNWIITDWYRPQAYYDSGSWRATWAGEGGGVLLNQCPHQLDLWQWICGMPVKVQSHLRYGQWHDIEVEDDVTTYVEYENGATGVFVTTTGDAHGTNRFEIQLDRAKLVVENDKLSLLEFEVSEPEWSKTNRQPFATMPAAEVEVETDGENPQHVGVINAWGGAILRGTPLVADGREGIRGLTLSNAMHLSAFLGREVRIPYDEDLYYEELMKRVAASRYRKDGAEKAVFADVSDTYGGNK, encoded by the coding sequence ATGGATAAGAAAATTCGAGTCGGCATCATCGGGATCGGAAACATGGGATCGGGCCACGCGCGCAGCTTTTTGAAGGGCCTGTGCCCCGAATTTGAACTGGTGGCCGTGGCGGACAGCAACCCCGCCCGGATCGAATGGGCGCGCAGGGAGCTTTCGGGCGATCTGACCTACTTTGAAGACGCGACCGCCATGCTGGACAGCGGCATGCTCGACGCCTGCCTGGTGGCGGTGCCGCACTACGATCACCCGCGCTACGCCATGGAGTGCATGAAGCGCGGCATTCACGTGATGGTGGAAAAGCCTGCGGGCGTCTACACGCGCCAGGTGCGCGAGATGAACGAGGAGGCGGACCGCCATCCCGATGTGGTGTTCGGCCTCATGTTCAACCAGCGCACGAACTGCGTTTACCGCAAGATGCGCGAGCTCATACAGTCCGGCCGCTACGGGCAGATTCGCCGCACCAACTGGATCATCACCGACTGGTACCGCCCCCAGGCCTATTACGATTCCGGTTCCTGGCGGGCGACCTGGGCGGGCGAGGGCGGCGGCGTGCTGCTCAACCAGTGCCCGCATCAGCTCGACCTGTGGCAGTGGATCTGCGGCATGCCGGTGAAGGTGCAGTCGCACCTGCGTTACGGCCAGTGGCACGATATCGAGGTGGAGGACGATGTGACCACCTACGTGGAGTACGAAAACGGCGCCACGGGCGTGTTCGTCACCACGACCGGAGACGCGCACGGCACCAACCGCTTTGAAATTCAGCTCGACCGGGCGAAGCTCGTCGTCGAAAACGACAAGCTGTCGCTTCTGGAGTTCGAGGTTTCCGAACCGGAATGGTCGAAGACCAACCGTCAGCCGTTTGCGACCATGCCCGCCGCCGAGGTCGAGGTCGAAACCGACGGGGAAAATCCGCAGCACGTGGGCGTCATCAACGCCTGGGGAGGCGCAATTCTGCGCGGCACGCCGCTCGTCGCGGACGGGCGCGAGGGCATCCGCGGCCTGACGCTTTCTAACGCCATGCACCTGTCCGCATTCCTCGGACGGGAGGTCCGCATTCCCTACGACGAGGATCTGTACTACGAGGAGCTCATGAAGCGCGTGGCCGCCTCCCGATACAGGAAGGACGGCGCGGAAAAGGCCGTATTCGCGGACGTAAGCGACACCTACGGCGGAAACAAGTAA